From a region of the Geothrix sp. 21YS21S-2 genome:
- a CDS encoding (Fe-S)-binding protein, translating to MNDLLKEAKDLVAGCDRCGTCLTVCPLFKVRDVERSSARGKNAIARGLAEGGLEPGAGVRGAVEFCLLCRACADSCPNKVATDEAMIRVRQVLTDRAGGPTAKYRLVGAVLRSRALVGLGALSLGALRRLGLLRFLPSALVPKEFPRKAFLAAFAGPAALGGEAPVSPAQLGTHARVAYFQGCGMKLMFPDAAEATLKLLGGLGEVTSPDNPCCGLPHLAHGMGATFLDLAKENIALFEDADLVVTDCASCGGALKHLASHFREDPLWRDRAAAFSAKVLDLTEYLVRMGYQSPERRDRTYTFHDPCHLVRGQGIRRQPRQLLEAAGTFVDMRESDACCGGAGTFHMDHPEAAAQVLARKTSNIEATGADVVVTACPGCLIQLTRAAEASGGRFKAMHISQVI from the coding sequence GTGAACGACCTCCTCAAGGAAGCCAAGGACCTGGTGGCGGGCTGCGACCGGTGCGGCACCTGCCTCACCGTGTGCCCCCTGTTCAAGGTGCGCGACGTGGAGCGCTCCAGCGCCCGCGGCAAGAACGCCATCGCCCGGGGCCTGGCCGAGGGCGGCCTCGAGCCCGGCGCGGGCGTGCGCGGGGCGGTGGAGTTCTGCCTGCTCTGCCGGGCCTGCGCCGACAGCTGCCCCAACAAGGTGGCCACCGACGAGGCCATGATCCGGGTACGCCAGGTCCTCACGGACCGCGCGGGCGGTCCCACCGCGAAGTACCGCCTGGTGGGCGCCGTGCTGCGCAGCCGCGCCCTGGTGGGCCTGGGCGCCCTGTCCCTGGGGGCGCTGCGGCGCCTCGGGCTCCTGCGCTTCCTCCCCTCGGCCCTGGTCCCGAAGGAATTCCCCCGCAAGGCCTTCCTGGCCGCCTTCGCCGGTCCCGCGGCCCTGGGCGGGGAGGCTCCGGTGTCCCCGGCGCAGCTGGGCACCCACGCCCGGGTGGCCTATTTCCAGGGCTGCGGCATGAAGCTCATGTTCCCGGACGCCGCCGAGGCCACCCTGAAGCTCCTGGGCGGCCTGGGCGAGGTGACCTCCCCGGACAACCCCTGCTGCGGCCTTCCCCACCTGGCCCACGGCATGGGCGCCACCTTCCTGGACCTGGCCAAGGAGAACATCGCCCTCTTCGAGGACGCCGACCTGGTGGTGACCGACTGCGCCAGCTGCGGCGGGGCCCTCAAGCACCTGGCCTCCCACTTCCGGGAGGATCCGCTCTGGCGGGACCGGGCCGCGGCCTTCAGCGCCAAGGTGCTGGACCTCACCGAGTACCTCGTGCGCATGGGCTACCAGTCCCCGGAACGCCGGGACCGCACGTACACGTTCCACGACCCCTGCCACCTGGTGCGGGGCCAGGGGATCCGCCGCCAGCCGCGCCAGCTCCTGGAGGCCGCGGGCACCTTCGTGGACATGCGCGAGTCCGACGCCTGCTGCGGCGGCGCCGGCACCTTCCACATGGACCACCCCGAAGCCGCCGCCCAGGTGCTGGCCCGCAAGACCTCGAACATCGAGGCCACCGGGGCCGACGTGGTGGTCACGGCCTGCCCCGGCTGCCTCATCCAGCTCACCCGGGCCGCGGAGGCCAGCGGCGGCAGGTTCAAGGCCATGCATATCAGCCAGGTGATCTGA
- a CDS encoding 1-acyl-sn-glycerol-3-phosphate acyltransferase, whose protein sequence is MRFQTDLPAPPAALRHARGGLWRWLGKLYLAWGGWRVEGGFPEDPRAVVIVAPHTSNWDFTLGLAVVLALELRSSWLGKHTIFKPPFRGLLRWLGGIPVDRRAASGVVGACVSAFEAAPALYIALSPEGTRKQVGQWKSGFYHIASRAGVPILPVALDYPEHVVRFLPPFHPSGDLERDLPLLRAPFEDVKGHSAR, encoded by the coding sequence GTGCGATTCCAGACCGACCTCCCCGCGCCGCCCGCCGCCCTCCGCCATGCCCGCGGCGGCCTCTGGCGGTGGCTCGGAAAGCTCTACCTGGCCTGGGGAGGCTGGCGGGTGGAGGGCGGGTTCCCCGAGGACCCCCGGGCCGTGGTCATCGTGGCGCCCCACACCTCCAACTGGGACTTCACCCTGGGCCTGGCGGTGGTGCTGGCCCTGGAACTGCGCTCCTCCTGGCTGGGCAAGCACACGATCTTCAAGCCCCCCTTCCGCGGGCTCCTGCGCTGGCTGGGCGGCATCCCCGTGGACCGCAGGGCCGCCAGCGGCGTGGTGGGGGCCTGCGTGTCGGCCTTCGAGGCGGCCCCCGCCCTCTACATCGCGCTGTCCCCCGAGGGCACCCGCAAGCAGGTGGGCCAGTGGAAGTCCGGGTTCTACCACATCGCCTCCAGGGCCGGCGTCCCCATCCTGCCGGTGGCCCTGGACTACCCGGAGCACGTGGTGCGCTTCCTGCCCCCCTTCCACCCCAGCGGGGACCTGGAGCGGGACCTTCCCCTGCTCCGGGCGCCCTTCGAGGACGTCAAGGGCCACTCGGCCCGGTGA
- a CDS encoding LytS/YhcK type 5TM receptor domain-containing protein, which translates to MMSMATGKVLGFLDGALVWDITRNLALNGLGAYLVTRLSSVRRAITDSHYRAKDQLVLALVFGAFSAAGNFIGIPVHGALANTRIVGPIAGGLIGGPLVGIGAGFLGGAVRYSMGGYTALAALVSNVLAGLISGLVYRRLGARRITVPVALGTAVLAELNLKACILLMSKPFAQAWQLERTIAIPTILANAAAVGIFLLVVRDVYREQEKMKAQATQQALLAQAELQMLKAQVNPHFLYNTLTTVGALTRTDPEAARTVIKDLSVFLRRSLDRGEEMTTLADELQTVELYLSLQKARFGTRVQGDIQVPPELLGLILPVFILQPLVENAIKHGIGPRREGGTVTLRAGREAQGAWIEVRDDGLGIEERDLERLNLRGGTPSETGLGLGLQHVHRRLRLIFGPASGLVLSSAGPDRGTVARLSLPAQAMP; encoded by the coding sequence ATGATGTCCATGGCCACCGGCAAGGTGCTGGGCTTCCTGGACGGGGCCCTGGTGTGGGACATCACCCGGAACCTGGCCCTCAACGGGCTCGGGGCCTACCTGGTGACCCGGCTGAGTTCCGTGCGCCGGGCCATCACCGACTCCCATTACCGGGCCAAGGACCAGCTGGTGCTGGCCCTGGTCTTCGGGGCCTTCTCGGCGGCGGGCAACTTCATCGGGATCCCGGTGCACGGCGCCCTGGCCAACACCCGCATCGTGGGGCCCATCGCCGGGGGACTCATCGGCGGGCCCCTCGTGGGCATCGGGGCGGGCTTCCTGGGCGGGGCGGTGCGCTATTCCATGGGGGGCTACACGGCCCTGGCCGCCCTGGTCTCCAACGTCCTCGCGGGCCTCATCAGCGGCCTCGTCTACCGGCGCCTGGGGGCGCGGCGGATCACCGTGCCCGTGGCGCTGGGAACGGCCGTGCTGGCCGAGCTCAACCTCAAGGCGTGCATCCTGCTCATGTCCAAGCCCTTCGCCCAGGCCTGGCAGCTGGAGCGGACCATCGCCATCCCCACCATCCTCGCCAACGCGGCGGCGGTGGGGATCTTCCTCCTGGTGGTGCGCGACGTGTACCGGGAGCAGGAGAAGATGAAGGCCCAGGCCACCCAGCAGGCCCTGCTGGCCCAGGCCGAGCTCCAGATGCTCAAGGCCCAGGTGAACCCCCACTTCCTCTACAACACGCTGACCACCGTGGGCGCCCTCACCCGCACGGATCCCGAGGCGGCCCGCACGGTGATCAAGGACCTGTCCGTCTTCCTGCGCCGGTCCCTGGACCGCGGGGAGGAGATGACCACCCTCGCCGACGAGCTTCAGACCGTGGAGCTCTACCTGAGCCTCCAGAAGGCCCGCTTCGGCACCCGGGTGCAGGGGGACATCCAGGTGCCGCCCGAGCTCCTGGGCCTGATCCTGCCGGTGTTCATCCTCCAGCCGCTGGTGGAGAACGCCATCAAGCACGGCATCGGCCCCCGCCGCGAGGGGGGCACCGTCACCCTTCGCGCGGGCCGGGAGGCCCAGGGCGCCTGGATCGAGGTGCGGGACGACGGCCTGGGCATCGAGGAAAGGGACCTGGAGCGCCTCAACCTCCGGGGCGGCACCCCTTCGGAGACCGGCCTGGGCCTGGGCCTGCAGCACGTCCACCGGCGCCTGCGCCTCATCTTCGGGCCCGCCTCGGGGCTGGTGCTCTCCAGTGCCGGACCCGACCGGGGCACCGTGGCCCGCCTCTCCCTCCCCGCCCAGGCCATGCCATGA
- a CDS encoding PilZ domain-containing protein produces the protein MSTGAQIREPALVAEALRDLMATEAEFPIKVEGTRTLPYTAVLLKVEAGSGDLVLKLLRPLPPALAEGAPFELVFATQGKRLEGRIRFVGREGYLQYRFQGPATLTASDRRLWKRYPFRPRENFYVAGQDSEVPGHGLTGPLLSLSMGGLAFRVDRMLRLDDGMPLPPHAVLFDRGMIFSLLRVSGFPKGEHLELRGQVVRVQQADSELQLGVQFMGMGEADKLLLSRFLELRDRQSGLSSGGYRPEAGPLEVSAPARAQAPPPAPAAPGLEALGALDRRCARLLLVGPPGEDRERLEANLRAAGYWRFEAAPDLFGAHGLWKEAGSAPVRLLLVDLEPSLAGGLEAVGAVRHLEPLLRSFGELPIAFVTRKADPMLDLLGNPAYRGLSLEGTGWGELLP, from the coding sequence ATGTCCACCGGCGCCCAGATCCGGGAACCCGCCCTCGTCGCCGAGGCCCTCCGGGACCTCATGGCCACCGAAGCGGAGTTCCCCATCAAGGTGGAGGGCACGCGGACCCTGCCGTACACCGCCGTCCTGCTGAAGGTGGAGGCCGGCTCCGGGGACCTGGTCCTCAAGCTGCTGCGGCCCCTGCCGCCGGCCCTGGCGGAGGGGGCGCCGTTCGAGCTCGTGTTCGCCACCCAGGGCAAGCGCCTGGAGGGGCGCATCCGGTTCGTGGGACGGGAGGGCTATCTGCAGTACCGCTTCCAGGGCCCGGCGACCCTGACGGCGTCGGACCGGCGGCTCTGGAAGCGCTACCCCTTCCGCCCCCGGGAGAACTTCTACGTGGCCGGGCAGGACTCCGAGGTCCCGGGGCACGGCCTCACCGGACCCCTGCTGAGCCTGTCCATGGGGGGCCTGGCCTTCCGGGTGGACCGCATGCTGAGGCTCGACGACGGGATGCCCCTGCCGCCCCACGCCGTGCTCTTCGACCGGGGGATGATCTTCAGCCTCCTGCGCGTCAGCGGCTTCCCCAAGGGCGAGCACCTGGAGCTCCGGGGCCAGGTGGTGCGGGTGCAGCAGGCCGACTCCGAGCTGCAGCTGGGCGTCCAGTTCATGGGCATGGGCGAGGCCGACAAGCTGCTCCTTTCCCGGTTCCTGGAACTGCGGGACCGCCAGAGCGGCCTGTCCTCGGGCGGCTACCGGCCGGAGGCCGGCCCCCTGGAGGTCAGCGCCCCGGCCCGGGCCCAGGCCCCTCCTCCGGCCCCCGCGGCGCCTGGCCTGGAGGCCCTGGGCGCCCTGGACCGCAGGTGCGCCAGGCTCCTCCTGGTGGGGCCCCCAGGCGAGGACCGGGAGCGGCTGGAGGCGAACCTGAGGGCCGCGGGCTACTGGCGCTTCGAGGCCGCGCCGGACCTCTTCGGGGCCCACGGCCTCTGGAAGGAGGCGGGGTCCGCGCCGGTGCGGCTCCTCCTGGTGGACCTGGAGCCCAGCCTCGCCGGGGGCCTGGAGGCCGTCGGCGCCGTGCGGCACCTGGAGCCGCTGCTCCGGTCCTTCGGGGAGCTGCCCATCGCCTTCGTCACCCGGAAGGCGGATCCCATGCTGGACCTCCTGGGGAACCCCGCCTACCGGGGCCTGTCCCTGGAGGGGACGGGCTGGGGAGAGCTCCTACCTTAG
- a CDS encoding FAD-binding oxidoreductase, protein MPVTTLLDELRLIVGQDHVLDGEVDRFGYSYDSSFLPLVPARKPDLVVRPRTVQEVSRVMALAHAAGIPVTPRGAASGRTGGSVPLEGGISLALDRMTDILEVDEANMMVTVEPGVRTMDLHDACAARGLFYPPDPASWKFSTIGGNVAENAGGMRAVKYGVTRDYVMGLQVVLADGAILETGGKAIKNVTGYDLTSLFTGSEGTLGVITKVLLRLIPLPKQRGVLRLMFADMEDGCATVHRMLKEDIVPSAAEIMDDVSLEAVARHRKMTLPAGAGCCVIIEVDGEDAASLDGQYERIRHVAAACGCLEFKVAKDKAESDELWAVRRGLSSAVASLAPNRLGEDISVPRDAFPEVVRRIGAIAKKFDLLIPVFGHAGDGNLHPSVLCDMADAGQAERVHHAVDAIFEAALAVGGTLTGEHGIGITKRPYLAQALGETGVRTLKAIKAGLDPKGILNPGKIW, encoded by the coding sequence ATGCCGGTGACCACGCTTCTCGACGAACTGCGGCTGATCGTGGGCCAGGACCACGTCCTGGACGGCGAGGTGGACCGGTTCGGCTACTCCTACGACTCCTCCTTCCTGCCCCTGGTCCCGGCCCGCAAGCCGGACCTGGTGGTGCGGCCCCGCACCGTGCAGGAGGTCTCCAGGGTCATGGCCCTGGCGCACGCCGCCGGCATCCCGGTCACCCCCCGGGGCGCCGCCAGCGGGCGCACCGGGGGCTCCGTGCCCCTGGAGGGCGGCATCTCCCTCGCCCTGGACCGCATGACCGACATCCTCGAAGTGGACGAGGCCAACATGATGGTCACGGTGGAGCCGGGCGTGCGCACCATGGACCTGCACGACGCCTGCGCCGCCCGGGGGCTCTTCTATCCCCCGGACCCCGCCAGCTGGAAGTTCAGCACCATCGGCGGCAACGTGGCCGAGAACGCCGGGGGCATGCGGGCCGTGAAGTACGGCGTCACCCGGGACTACGTCATGGGCCTCCAGGTGGTCCTGGCCGACGGCGCCATCCTCGAGACCGGCGGGAAGGCCATCAAGAACGTCACCGGCTACGACCTCACGAGCCTCTTCACGGGCTCGGAGGGGACCCTCGGGGTGATCACGAAGGTGCTGCTGCGGCTCATCCCCCTGCCCAAGCAGCGGGGGGTGCTGCGGCTCATGTTCGCCGACATGGAGGACGGCTGCGCCACGGTCCACCGGATGCTGAAGGAGGACATCGTCCCCTCGGCCGCGGAGATCATGGACGACGTCAGCCTCGAGGCCGTGGCCAGGCACCGCAAGATGACCCTGCCGGCGGGCGCCGGCTGCTGCGTGATCATCGAAGTGGACGGCGAGGATGCCGCCTCGCTGGACGGCCAGTACGAGCGCATCCGCCACGTGGCCGCCGCCTGCGGCTGCCTCGAATTCAAGGTGGCCAAGGACAAGGCCGAGAGCGACGAGCTCTGGGCGGTGCGGCGCGGCCTCAGTTCGGCCGTGGCCTCCCTGGCCCCCAACCGCCTGGGCGAGGACATCTCCGTGCCCCGGGACGCCTTCCCCGAGGTGGTCCGCCGCATCGGCGCCATCGCGAAGAAGTTCGACCTCCTCATCCCGGTCTTCGGCCACGCCGGGGACGGGAACCTGCACCCGTCCGTGCTCTGCGACATGGCCGACGCCGGGCAGGCCGAAAGGGTCCACCATGCGGTCGACGCCATCTTCGAGGCGGCCCTGGCCGTGGGGGGAACCCTGACCGGGGAGCACGGCATCGGCATCACCAAGCGCCCCTACCTGGCCCAGGCCCTGGGCGAAACGGGCGTGCGCACCCTCAAGGCCATCAAGGCCGGCCTCGATCCCAAGGGGATCCTCAACCCGGGGAAGATCTGGTGA
- a CDS encoding LytTR family DNA-binding domain-containing protein yields the protein MSRFRAVIVDDEPLICGELKTLLEAQEWAWVVGVYHDGARALAFLEEEGADLVFLDIQMPEMGGLELAARLAELPRPPRVVFVTAYAQYALEAFKVRAMDYLLKPFDAADLLRIRDRMAGAGRIAAEAPRFPRTILVEGATGFDVVPVDRIRMIVAREREVFLETLDGRSRPTRTRLTEFEARLDPAFFLRCHRNYIVNVDQVANLTPWFNHAYLIHLKPLRDGAPAEIPVGRMYLPRLKSVFGL from the coding sequence ATGAGCCGCTTCCGGGCCGTCATCGTGGACGACGAGCCGCTGATCTGCGGCGAGCTCAAGACCCTCCTGGAGGCCCAGGAGTGGGCCTGGGTGGTGGGGGTCTATCACGACGGGGCCCGGGCCCTGGCCTTCCTGGAAGAAGAGGGGGCCGACCTGGTCTTCCTGGACATCCAGATGCCCGAGATGGGCGGCCTGGAGCTGGCGGCGCGCCTGGCGGAGCTGCCCCGGCCGCCCCGGGTGGTCTTCGTGACGGCGTACGCGCAGTACGCCCTGGAGGCCTTCAAGGTCCGGGCCATGGACTACCTCCTGAAGCCCTTCGACGCCGCGGACCTCCTGCGCATCCGGGACCGCATGGCCGGAGCGGGGCGCATCGCCGCCGAAGCGCCCCGGTTCCCGCGCACCATCCTCGTGGAGGGCGCCACCGGGTTCGACGTGGTGCCGGTGGACCGGATCCGGATGATCGTGGCCCGGGAGCGCGAGGTCTTCCTGGAGACCCTGGACGGCCGGAGCCGGCCCACCCGCACCCGCCTCACGGAGTTCGAGGCCCGGCTCGATCCCGCCTTTTTCCTGCGGTGCCACCGGAACTACATCGTCAACGTCGACCAGGTCGCGAACCTCACCCCCTGGTTCAACCACGCCTACCTGATCCACCTCAAGCCCCTGCGGGACGGCGCCCCGGCCGAGATCCCCGTGGGGCGGATGTACCTGCCCCGGCTGAAGAGCGTCTTCGGCCTGTAG
- a CDS encoding DASS family sodium-coupled anion symporter, giving the protein MERKKLVALVVAFAALAGIMWLTPEVKGLTPTSKAALGVAVFAIIVWVTQALEDAISGLLIVFLLAALKATTLPNAFGGYANTALWLIVIGFIMAGCMEKSGFSKRVALTLVNMAGGGAVKIYWAVAAVMAVMTFLVPSITARTLLMLPIILGIGQAFNAEHGKSNIMKALMFIVAMSGTMMSMGVLTAHVGNPITVGLIEAATKKTISWSMWFKVGGVPAFALAFLSVYILRLMWPPEIKTLGSGHDYIKSELEALGPFSKAEKYTLVVFLLTLVLWATDSFHKVNVVIVGMASVIVLLWPAKGIMGWKEAQSKVPWNVFVLYGAGLSMGAALASSGAAKWMAGTMLGPLIHLPHVAQLIIIIWLITALQVFFTGGGPKTTALTPIIIAHAVAIGADPMAFALIIGINMPHQYLLPVTNMPNAVAMGSGHITSKEMLKTGAVMSLLAAVFMTVMALTYWTWLGLTK; this is encoded by the coding sequence GTGGAACGCAAGAAACTCGTCGCGCTCGTCGTGGCCTTCGCGGCCCTGGCCGGAATCATGTGGCTCACTCCCGAAGTGAAGGGACTGACCCCCACCAGCAAGGCGGCCCTGGGGGTGGCGGTCTTCGCCATCATCGTCTGGGTCACCCAGGCCCTGGAGGACGCCATCAGCGGCCTCCTCATCGTCTTCCTCCTGGCGGCCCTCAAGGCCACCACCCTGCCCAACGCCTTCGGGGGCTACGCCAACACGGCGCTCTGGCTCATCGTCATCGGCTTCATCATGGCCGGGTGCATGGAGAAGTCGGGCTTCTCCAAGCGGGTCGCCCTGACGCTGGTGAACATGGCCGGCGGCGGCGCCGTGAAGATCTACTGGGCCGTCGCCGCGGTCATGGCCGTCATGACCTTCCTGGTGCCGTCCATCACGGCCCGGACGCTGCTCATGCTGCCCATCATCCTGGGCATCGGGCAGGCCTTCAACGCCGAGCACGGCAAGAGCAACATCATGAAGGCCCTCATGTTCATCGTCGCCATGAGCGGCACCATGATGAGCATGGGCGTGCTCACCGCCCACGTGGGCAACCCCATCACCGTCGGGCTCATCGAGGCCGCCACCAAGAAGACCATCTCCTGGTCCATGTGGTTCAAGGTGGGCGGCGTGCCGGCCTTCGCGCTGGCCTTCCTCTCCGTCTACATCCTCCGCCTCATGTGGCCCCCCGAGATCAAGACCCTGGGCAGCGGCCACGACTACATCAAGAGCGAGCTGGAGGCCCTGGGCCCCTTCTCCAAGGCCGAGAAGTACACCCTGGTGGTCTTCCTGCTGACCCTGGTGCTCTGGGCCACGGACTCCTTCCACAAGGTCAACGTGGTGATCGTCGGCATGGCCTCCGTCATCGTCCTGCTCTGGCCCGCCAAGGGGATCATGGGCTGGAAGGAGGCGCAGTCCAAGGTGCCCTGGAACGTGTTCGTGCTGTACGGCGCGGGCCTCTCCATGGGCGCAGCCCTGGCCTCCTCGGGCGCGGCCAAGTGGATGGCCGGGACCATGCTCGGCCCCCTCATCCACCTGCCCCACGTGGCCCAGCTGATCATCATCATCTGGCTCATCACCGCCCTGCAGGTGTTCTTCACCGGCGGCGGCCCCAAGACCACGGCCCTGACACCCATCATCATCGCCCACGCCGTGGCCATCGGCGCCGACCCCATGGCCTTCGCCCTGATCATCGGCATCAACATGCCCCACCAGTACCTGCTCCCCGTGACCAACATGCCCAACGCCGTGGCCATGGGCAGCGGCCACATCACCTCGAAGGAGATGCTGAAGACCGGCGCCGTGATGAGCCTGCTGGCGGCCGTCTTCATGACGGTCATGGCCCTGACGTACTGGACCTGGCTCGGGCTCACGAAGTAG
- a CDS encoding protein kinase, which produces MIKTIGKYEILRLLGRGNMGEVYLGRDPVLERPVAVKTIRPGAAFEGEGQARFEREARAMAALNHPNIITVYDFGMVEEVCYLAMEFHEGEDLATLIQRGSPGRADLLEALAQACDGLGFAHARGIVHRDVKPANILVGGKGRHPVAKLLDFGVASVDRSSLTEQGTWMGTVSYMAPEYLESGKAGPAADIFAAGVIIFEILSGGDRPFTGEGPTAILNAILHKPPRELAPDHLHGVPRAVVDVMDKALAKDPSRRYATAEELAAALREALAAPAQAPEPPQRIVVGRGGGATCLSLRVALRLARSGAVIEVLPGVYREAVLVDKELTLQGSGDPALIVVESPAGPCVTVDAPRCDVRGLTLRGAGPGPAADLRSGHTTLEAALVTSPAGLGLRLHAGAQATALDCVFEDHAGGSVELGPRSSSRFVRCEFRRSACAGVLALEGAQTALEGCLVTGHAGAGVHATEGARVQLAGCRVAGNPGLGLCAVDGGRIVLAACEVTGNGQPGLLLHRGGSAQVSGTRVVDGASLGIACHLEASLAMDHSLVRGNAPGGLLLAAGSLAPELGEGNTIEDAILR; this is translated from the coding sequence ATGATCAAGACCATCGGCAAATACGAAATCCTCCGGCTCCTGGGCAGGGGCAACATGGGCGAGGTGTACCTGGGCCGGGACCCGGTCCTGGAGCGGCCGGTGGCCGTCAAGACCATACGGCCCGGCGCGGCCTTCGAGGGGGAGGGCCAGGCCCGCTTCGAGCGGGAGGCCCGCGCCATGGCGGCCCTGAACCACCCCAACATCATCACCGTCTATGATTTCGGCATGGTGGAGGAGGTCTGCTACCTGGCCATGGAATTCCACGAGGGGGAGGACCTCGCCACCCTCATCCAGCGCGGCTCCCCGGGCCGGGCCGACCTGCTGGAGGCCCTGGCCCAGGCCTGCGACGGCCTGGGCTTCGCCCACGCCCGGGGCATCGTCCACCGGGACGTCAAGCCGGCCAACATCCTCGTGGGCGGCAAGGGCAGGCACCCCGTGGCCAAGCTGCTGGACTTCGGCGTGGCCAGCGTGGACCGCTCGAGCCTCACGGAGCAGGGCACCTGGATGGGCACGGTCAGCTACATGGCCCCGGAGTACCTGGAGAGCGGCAAGGCCGGCCCCGCCGCGGACATCTTCGCCGCCGGGGTCATCATCTTCGAGATCCTCTCCGGGGGGGACCGGCCCTTCACGGGCGAAGGCCCCACGGCCATCCTCAACGCCATCCTGCACAAGCCCCCCAGGGAGCTCGCCCCGGACCACCTGCATGGCGTGCCCCGGGCGGTGGTGGACGTGATGGACAAGGCCCTGGCCAAGGATCCCTCGCGCCGCTACGCCACCGCCGAGGAGCTGGCGGCGGCCCTGCGGGAGGCCCTCGCGGCCCCGGCCCAGGCTCCGGAGCCCCCCCAGCGCATCGTCGTGGGCAGGGGCGGCGGGGCCACCTGCCTCAGCCTCCGGGTGGCCCTGCGCCTGGCCCGGAGCGGGGCGGTCATCGAGGTCCTGCCCGGCGTCTACCGGGAGGCGGTCCTCGTGGACAAGGAACTCACCCTCCAGGGCTCGGGCGACCCGGCCCTCATCGTGGTGGAGTCCCCCGCGGGCCCCTGCGTCACCGTGGACGCGCCCCGGTGCGACGTGCGGGGCCTCACCCTCCGGGGCGCCGGCCCGGGACCGGCCGCGGACCTGCGCTCCGGCCACACCACCCTGGAGGCCGCGCTCGTCACCAGTCCCGCGGGCCTGGGCCTGCGGCTCCACGCCGGGGCGCAGGCCACGGCCCTGGACTGCGTCTTCGAGGACCACGCGGGCGGGTCCGTGGAGCTGGGGCCCCGCAGCTCCTCCCGGTTCGTGCGCTGCGAATTCAGGCGGAGCGCCTGTGCCGGGGTGCTGGCCCTGGAGGGCGCGCAGACCGCCCTGGAGGGCTGCCTGGTCACGGGCCACGCGGGGGCCGGCGTGCACGCCACGGAGGGCGCCCGGGTCCAGCTCGCCGGGTGCCGGGTGGCGGGGAACCCCGGGCTGGGCCTTTGCGCCGTTGACGGGGGCCGGATCGTCCTGGCCGCCTGCGAAGTCACCGGCAATGGGCAGCCCGGGCTCCTGCTGCACCGGGGCGGTTCAGCGCAGGTGTCGGGAACCCGGGTGGTCGACGGCGCCTCCCTGGGCATCGCGTGCCACCTGGAGGCCTCACTGGCCATGGACCACAGCCTCGTGCGGGGCAACGCCCCCGGGGGGCTGCTGCTGGCCGCCGGGTCCCTGGCCCCGGAGCTGGGCGAGGGCAACACGATCGAGGACGCGATCCTAAGGTAG
- a CDS encoding Fic family protein, producing the protein MARARTGHTFIWELPGWPALAWDSLRLSGPLDSARRAQAELLGVVRAIGGFAAGETAVEAMAREVVNSSAIEGVSLDLESVRASMMLRLGVATNLAQATGSLRRVDPVVNILAEAAEGWRSPLTLERIFGWHRALFPRGVPDGLRTLPAGELRGDYPMVVATLGRRPGEPETVHFEAPGRAGLESGLETFLDWFNHPPEGLNGLLRAGLTHLWFVTLHPLADGNGRLARTLTDLALSQDERLPRRFYSLSAHIMRNRQAYYDALEHAQRGSLDITDWLAWFLGQVEAATGQGVQEVGRVLARGRFWAEVRRLPLNERQEKVLRSVLSPMSADLAVSNRRYRAITTTSRATAVRDLAALAEMGLVVPFGEARSASYRVDLDRFLPEAFRS; encoded by the coding sequence ATGGCCAGGGCCAGGACCGGACACACGTTCATATGGGAGCTCCCGGGTTGGCCTGCGCTCGCGTGGGATTCCTTACGCTTGTCCGGCCCGCTGGATTCGGCCCGCCGCGCCCAGGCCGAGCTGCTGGGCGTCGTGAGGGCCATCGGGGGCTTCGCCGCGGGTGAAACGGCGGTGGAGGCCATGGCGCGGGAGGTGGTGAACAGCAGCGCCATCGAAGGTGTCAGCCTCGACCTGGAATCCGTCCGGGCCTCCATGATGCTCCGCCTGGGCGTCGCGACGAACCTCGCACAGGCCACCGGCAGCCTGCGGCGGGTCGACCCGGTCGTCAACATCCTGGCCGAGGCGGCGGAAGGCTGGCGATCGCCCCTCACCCTCGAACGGATCTTCGGGTGGCACCGGGCCCTCTTTCCCAGGGGCGTCCCGGACGGCCTCCGGACCCTCCCCGCCGGCGAGCTGCGAGGAGACTACCCCATGGTCGTGGCCACCCTCGGGCGCCGCCCGGGAGAACCGGAGACGGTCCACTTCGAGGCCCCCGGCCGCGCGGGGCTGGAATCCGGCCTCGAGACCTTCCTGGACTGGTTCAACCATCCTCCCGAGGGCCTGAACGGCCTTCTCCGCGCGGGCCTCACGCACCTCTGGTTCGTCACCCTGCATCCCCTGGCCGACGGCAACGGCCGGCTCGCCCGGACCCTGACCGACCTCGCCCTCTCCCAGGACGAGCGGCTCCCGCGGCGCTTCTATTCCCTGTCCGCCCACATCATGAGGAACCGGCAGGCCTACTATGACGCGCTGGAGCATGCCCAGCGCGGGAGCCTGGACATCACCGACTGGCTGGCCTGGTTCCTCGGGCAGGTGGAAGCCGCCACGGGCCAGGGCGTCCAGGAGGTGGGCCGGGTCCTGGCCCGGGGCCGGTTCTGGGCCGAGGTCCGCCGCCTCCCGCTCAACGAACGCCAGGAAAAGGTGCTCAGGAGCGTCCTTTCCCCCATGAGCGCCGACCTCGCCGTGAGCAACCGCCGCTACCGCGCCATCACGACGACCAGCCGCGCCACCGCCGTGCGCGACCTCGCCGCCCTGGCGGAGATGGGCCTGGTCGTGCCCTTCGGGGAAGCGCGGAGCGCCTCCTACCGGGTGGACCTGGACCGCTTCCTGCCGGAGGCGTTCAGAAGCTGA